One genomic segment of Candidatus Zixiibacteriota bacterium includes these proteins:
- a CDS encoding PBP1A family penicillin-binding protein has translation MAKSSSRRLILITLLVVVPIGAALSAWVVATLWRYGQELPSIEQVYSFKPRLSTRLFDRNDQPFYEFYTERRVLTPLSKLPPHVVRALIATEDREFYDHWGVRWTAILRGVVIRPLIGRRPQGGSTITQQLARQLFLTPERTIERKIKEWMVAIKLERVYAKDEILEMYLNHSYYGSGAYGIEAAAQTYFGKHTEELSLLEGAVLVGLLPAPSAYSPLRNRERARARRNVVLRSLATVGDLDQTACDSLSALPIELHTAEAPTQIGDYFAEEIRRYIERTYGEDALYTEGWSIYTTFDPGIQRVAERTVQYRLDSLRGVAAARHGPNDPVYTYLVYDSTSGRRVRVRKKMQAAIMVMDNETGAILAMVGGYDYGESQFNRVTQALRQPGSAFKPFILTAAVEAGFRPSDTILDAPVLIKIPGAPDYNPGNFDNKFEGPVTIHYGLRESRNLVFVRLLQKIDVQRAVFYAEKMGISTPLLPVPSLAIGSSEVTLSDMVEAYSVFPNGGIRTDPTQIRRITDQFGRVIEERSAPRREEVLSAQTAYVVLHTMKSVIDSGTAASARSRGFWRSAAGKTGTSNEYMDNWFVGFTPQITCGVWVGYDLKTPIGGYHTGTGAATALPIWTEVMKYATRDLPAGDFVAPEGVYTIMVCQDSNKRAVEDCPANREEVFTNPADTLDTCPIHDRWRRHRPRRLRL, from the coding sequence ATGGCCAAGAGCAGTTCCCGACGACTCATTCTCATAACCCTGCTGGTTGTCGTGCCGATCGGCGCGGCCCTGAGCGCCTGGGTGGTTGCCACTCTATGGCGGTACGGCCAAGAACTCCCGTCCATCGAGCAGGTCTACAGCTTCAAACCCCGCCTGTCGACGCGGCTGTTTGATCGCAATGACCAACCCTTCTATGAGTTCTACACCGAGCGTCGCGTCCTCACGCCATTGAGCAAACTGCCGCCGCACGTCGTGCGCGCGCTCATCGCCACGGAGGACCGCGAGTTCTACGATCACTGGGGCGTGCGCTGGACTGCGATCCTCCGCGGCGTCGTCATCCGTCCTCTGATCGGTCGGCGCCCGCAGGGGGGCTCAACCATCACGCAGCAGTTGGCGCGTCAGCTCTTCCTCACGCCGGAGCGGACCATCGAGCGGAAGATCAAAGAGTGGATGGTGGCGATCAAGCTCGAGCGCGTCTATGCCAAGGATGAGATCCTCGAGATGTACCTCAACCACAGCTACTACGGCTCGGGGGCCTATGGCATCGAGGCGGCGGCGCAGACCTATTTCGGCAAACACACCGAGGAACTGTCGCTGCTGGAGGGAGCCGTCCTGGTCGGTCTCTTGCCGGCACCGTCGGCCTACTCACCATTGCGCAATCGGGAACGCGCGCGGGCGCGTCGCAATGTCGTCCTCCGCTCGTTGGCCACAGTCGGCGACCTCGACCAGACCGCGTGCGACTCCCTGAGCGCGCTGCCGATCGAGCTGCATACCGCCGAGGCGCCGACCCAGATCGGCGATTACTTCGCCGAGGAGATCCGTCGCTACATCGAGAGGACCTACGGCGAAGATGCGCTGTACACCGAGGGGTGGTCGATCTACACCACCTTCGATCCCGGCATCCAACGCGTGGCGGAGCGGACGGTTCAATACCGCCTGGACTCACTGCGCGGTGTCGCCGCGGCGCGTCATGGTCCCAACGATCCCGTTTATACTTATCTGGTCTACGATTCCACGTCCGGCCGACGTGTACGCGTGCGCAAGAAGATGCAGGCGGCGATCATGGTCATGGACAACGAGACCGGCGCGATTCTCGCCATGGTCGGCGGGTACGATTACGGCGAAAGCCAGTTCAACCGGGTCACCCAGGCGCTGCGCCAACCGGGGTCGGCGTTCAAGCCGTTCATCCTGACCGCCGCCGTCGAGGCGGGATTCAGGCCCTCGGACACGATCCTCGATGCGCCGGTGCTGATCAAGATCCCCGGGGCGCCGGATTACAACCCCGGGAACTTCGACAACAAGTTCGAGGGGCCGGTGACGATTCACTACGGGCTGCGCGAGTCGCGCAACCTCGTCTTTGTCCGTCTCCTGCAAAAGATCGATGTCCAGCGCGCGGTCTTCTACGCCGAGAAGATGGGGATCTCCACGCCGTTGCTCCCGGTGCCGTCGCTGGCGATCGGCAGCTCCGAGGTGACGCTCTCTGACATGGTGGAGGCGTATTCGGTCTTTCCCAACGGCGGCATCCGCACCGACCCGACGCAGATTCGTCGCATCACCGATCAATTCGGCCGCGTGATCGAGGAACGCAGCGCGCCCCGGCGCGAAGAGGTTCTGTCGGCGCAGACCGCCTATGTCGTCTTGCACACGATGAAGTCGGTCATCGACTCCGGCACCGCCGCCAGCGCCCGTTCGCGTGGATTCTGGCGTTCCGCGGCCGGGAAGACCGGCACGTCGAACGAGTATATGGACAACTGGTTCGTCGGCTTCACGCCGCAGATCACCTGCGGCGTCTGGGTGGGGTATGATCTGAAAACGCCGATCGGTGGGTATCACACAGGCACCGGCGCCGCCACGGCACTGCCGATCTGGACCGAAGTGATGAAGTACGCCACCCGCGATCTGCCCGCGGGTGACTTCGTCGCGCCCGAGGGCGTTTACACGATCATGGTCTGCCAGGACTCCAACAAACGCGCGGTCGAGGACTGCCCCGCCAACCGCGAGGAAGTCTTCACCAATCCCGCCGACACGCTCGACACCTGCCCCATCCACGATCGCTGGCGACGGCACAGACCGCGACGGTTGCGGCTGTAG
- the tyrS gene encoding tyrosine--tRNA ligase encodes MALPPLPVQLEIIRSGTVEVLPEGELEKKVARSIAENRPLRVKQGFDPTAPDIHLGHTVGLRKLKQFQDLGHQIVLIVGDYTGMVGDPSGRSATRPRLQEDEVRANAETYQRQFFKVLDRTKTEVRYNGEWFAKMSFSEIMHLASRITVARMLERDDFETRFRAGAPISIHEMFYPLMQAYDSVAIHADIEIGGTDQKFNLLTGRQIQEDYGVEPQAILTLPILPGTDGVQRMSKSTGNYIGIDESPGEMFGKTMSVPDALIASYFELVTDVPVARVAEVKRLLSDGQANPRDLKLELAETLVRMYHGPDAGRKARDEFVHQFSERRAPTEIETHQITTSAPSLRLAEIVVDSALAGSLSEAKRKIQQGGVRIDDVPHADPQEMVSTAQPFVLNVGKRFYKRIEFVREASK; translated from the coding sequence ATGGCATTGCCCCCGTTGCCGGTCCAATTGGAGATCATCCGCTCAGGTACTGTTGAAGTCCTGCCCGAGGGTGAACTCGAGAAGAAGGTCGCCCGCAGCATCGCCGAGAATCGACCTCTGCGGGTCAAACAGGGTTTTGATCCCACCGCCCCAGACATCCACCTCGGACACACAGTCGGACTGCGTAAGTTGAAGCAATTTCAGGACTTGGGGCACCAGATCGTGCTGATCGTCGGCGATTACACGGGGATGGTCGGAGACCCCTCCGGACGTTCGGCGACCCGTCCGCGACTGCAAGAGGACGAAGTGCGCGCCAATGCCGAGACCTACCAGCGGCAGTTCTTCAAGGTCCTCGACCGGACCAAGACCGAGGTACGCTATAACGGTGAGTGGTTCGCCAAGATGTCGTTCAGCGAGATCATGCATCTGGCCTCGCGGATCACGGTGGCCCGGATGCTGGAGCGCGATGATTTCGAAACGCGGTTCCGGGCCGGGGCGCCGATCTCCATCCACGAGATGTTCTACCCCTTGATGCAGGCGTACGACTCGGTGGCGATCCATGCCGATATCGAAATCGGCGGCACCGATCAGAAGTTCAACCTGCTGACGGGGCGGCAGATTCAGGAGGACTACGGTGTCGAACCGCAAGCGATCCTCACGTTGCCGATTCTGCCCGGCACCGACGGCGTGCAGCGGATGAGCAAGTCGACCGGTAACTACATCGGGATCGACGAGTCACCCGGCGAGATGTTTGGCAAGACGATGTCGGTCCCCGATGCGCTGATTGCTTCGTATTTTGAGTTGGTGACCGATGTTCCGGTCGCGCGGGTGGCGGAAGTGAAGCGACTCCTGTCGGATGGTCAGGCCAATCCGCGCGACTTGAAGCTGGAACTGGCGGAGACACTGGTGCGTATGTATCACGGGCCCGATGCGGGCAGGAAGGCGCGCGACGAATTCGTGCACCAATTCTCAGAGCGCCGCGCGCCGACGGAGATCGAAACGCATCAGATCACCACGAGCGCGCCGAGCCTGCGTCTGGCCGAGATCGTCGTCGACTCGGCCCTCGCCGGGTCGCTGAGTGAAGCCAAGCGCAAGATCCAGCAGGGCGGCGTGCGCATCGACGATGTCCCCCACGCCGACCCGCAGGAGATGGTGTCCACCGCGCAGCCGTTTGTGCTGAATGTGGGCAAGCGCTTCTACAAGCGGATTGAATTCGTCCGCGAGGCATCGAAGTGA
- the prfB gene encoding peptide chain release factor 2 (programmed frameshift), translated as METLDAISEKLARLRGFFDIEGLQARIADLEAKTGVDGFWNDADAARRTLKEIALATSWVDEFHSLSQQKDDLATLHEMAVEESDEAAQAEAVSEAAALAEKVAAFEFKSLLTGVDDHNDAIVTIHSGAGGTESCDWAEMLLRMYTRWIERHGFQYDTLDYTSGEAAGIKSATLEVKGEFAYGFLKAEVGVHRLVRISPFDANKRRHTSFASVFVLPEAEADVPIEIKEDDLRVDTFRASGAGGQHVNKTSSAVRITHIPTGIVVQCQTERSQHKNRDSAMKVLRARLYQLEREKEEARLAEYTKTKKKIEWGSQIRSYVFQPYQMVKDHRTNVETSNVQAVMDGDLDAFIEGFLSHGQADVVGASAAPPA; from the exons ATGGAGACATTGGACGCGATCTCCGAGAAACTGGCGCGGCTGCGG GGTTTCTTTGACATCGAGGGGCTGCAAGCGCGCATCGCCGACTTGGAGGCGAAGACCGGGGTCGACGGATTCTGGAACGATGCCGATGCGGCGCGTCGCACGTTGAAGGAAATCGCGCTGGCCACATCGTGGGTCGACGAATTTCATTCACTCTCCCAGCAAAAGGACGACCTCGCCACGTTGCACGAGATGGCCGTGGAGGAGTCGGATGAGGCCGCCCAGGCCGAGGCCGTCTCAGAGGCCGCGGCGCTGGCCGAGAAGGTCGCCGCCTTCGAGTTCAAATCGCTGTTGACCGGTGTCGACGATCACAACGATGCCATTGTCACGATTCACTCCGGCGCCGGGGGGACCGAGTCGTGCGACTGGGCCGAGATGCTCCTGCGCATGTACACGCGCTGGATCGAGCGGCATGGATTCCAGTACGATACGCTTGACTACACATCGGGCGAGGCGGCGGGCATCAAGTCGGCCACATTGGAAGTGAAGGGTGAATTCGCCTATGGCTTCCTCAAGGCAGAGGTCGGCGTGCACCGCTTGGTGCGGATTTCCCCCTTCGATGCCAACAAGCGGCGACACACGTCGTTCGCCTCGGTATTCGTCCTCCCCGAAGCGGAAGCAGATGTCCCCATCGAGATCAAGGAAGATGACCTCCGCGTCGACACGTTTCGCGCCTCCGGCGCCGGCGGGCAGCATGTCAACAAGACCTCCTCGGCGGTGCGCATTACCCACATCCCCACGGGAATCGTAGTACAGTGCCAGACCGAACGCTCCCAGCACAAGAACCGCGACTCGGCAATGAAGGTGCTGCGCGCGCGGCTCTATCAATTGGAGCGCGAGAAGGAAGAGGCGCGTCTGGCCGAGTACACGAAGACCAAGAAGAAGATCGAGTGGGGCTCGCAGATTCGCTCGTATGTCTTCCAACCCTATCAGATGGTGAAGGACCACCGCACCAACGTGGAAACCTCCAATGTCCAGGCCGTGATGGACGGCGATCTCGACGCATTCATTGAAGGTTTCCTCAGCCACGGGCAGGCGGATGTGGTGGGTGCGTCAGCGGCACCGCCGGCGTAG
- a CDS encoding type 1 glutamine amidotransferase, which produces MSILIIQNCPVEDLGRYAACLDEWRLETQVIHPYAGDPLPASTDYDAILIGGTPASAYELHRHDELRRESEYLARAIALRVPCLGICFGAQLLAQLLGATVSRSPVKEIGGYVVTLTTAGRNDPLLAGFPPRFPVFHWHGDTFAAPVGAQLLVEGVDCRNQMFRRDSVVGVQFHLEARPEDAAAWADAYAAELAAFGKTKSQVVDECRAKDAEMAQLTRLLLANFLQGVAGLSLPHA; this is translated from the coding sequence ATGTCCATCCTCATCATCCAGAATTGCCCGGTCGAAGATCTCGGTCGCTATGCCGCCTGTCTCGACGAGTGGCGGCTTGAAACGCAGGTCATCCATCCGTACGCCGGTGACCCTCTGCCGGCATCGACGGACTACGATGCCATCCTGATCGGCGGCACGCCGGCATCGGCGTATGAGTTGCACCGGCATGATGAACTCCGCCGGGAATCGGAGTATCTGGCGCGCGCGATCGCTCTACGTGTCCCCTGTCTGGGAATCTGCTTCGGAGCGCAACTGCTCGCCCAGCTCCTTGGCGCGACTGTCAGTCGCTCACCGGTGAAGGAGATCGGTGGATATGTAGTGACACTGACTACCGCGGGACGCAACGATCCTCTTCTGGCCGGCTTCCCGCCGCGCTTCCCGGTCTTCCATTGGCACGGCGATACATTCGCAGCACCCGTAGGTGCGCAGTTGTTAGTCGAAGGAGTCGACTGTCGCAACCAGATGTTTCGCCGCGACTCCGTCGTCGGGGTGCAATTCCATCTGGAAGCGCGTCCGGAGGATGCCGCCGCCTGGGCGGACGCCTACGCGGCGGAGCTGGCCGCTTTCGGAAAGACCAAGTCGCAGGTCGTGGATGAATGTCGCGCCAAGGACGCGGAGATGGCCCAGCTCACGCGGTTGTTACTGGCAAACTTCCTACAAGGCGTCGCGGGTCTGTCGTTGCCCCACGCGTAG